A genomic stretch from Bradyrhizobium quebecense includes:
- a CDS encoding carboxymuconolactone decarboxylase family protein: protein MSRLSVPNLETDTGPSGQIYAQIKKAAGSVPNAYAAIAAHGPAALKSMLAADAVLASGSLSKRDREIIKLVISAAGGCDYCVAAHSHLARLAGVNADVLQQIRDGAPTGDAKRDALVHFVRKLAQSSGIVSDADFVAIKAAGYSDAQLVEISLAFATIVFTNVFNRINDTDIDFPAVA, encoded by the coding sequence ATGTCCCGTCTCTCAGTCCCCAATCTCGAAACCGATACCGGCCCCTCGGGCCAGATCTACGCCCAGATCAAGAAGGCGGCCGGCAGCGTCCCGAACGCCTACGCGGCGATCGCCGCCCACGGCCCGGCCGCGCTCAAGTCGATGCTCGCCGCCGATGCGGTGCTCGCCAGCGGAAGCCTTTCCAAGCGCGATCGGGAGATCATCAAGCTCGTCATCAGCGCCGCCGGCGGCTGCGACTACTGTGTCGCCGCGCATTCCCATCTCGCCAGGCTCGCCGGCGTGAACGCGGACGTCCTCCAGCAGATCCGCGACGGCGCGCCGACCGGTGACGCCAAGCGCGATGCGCTGGTGCATTTCGTCCGTAAGCTCGCACAGTCGAGCGGCATCGTCAGCGACGCGGATTTCGTCGCGATCAAGGCCGCCGGCTACAGCGACGCGCAGCTGGTCGAGATCAGCCTGGCGTTCGCGACCATCGTCTTCACCAACGTCTTCAACCGCATCAACGACACCGACATCGACTTCCCCGCGGTCGCCTAG
- a CDS encoding AraC family transcriptional regulator: protein MDWLSRLFAMMPVRGRLDLRCSYSVPWRIDQGPGASNEIPYHAVLAGSAILDDPAGGRPLLLKTGDILLLPGNPRHVMHDGSGATPLPARNRAAQNFTISENLGSDERLDLLCGHFAIAPPHDRLLRTYLPPRLVVHAGPRTGKGTAAQLAGLVSLMRSETADDHLGGRAMLDALSTAMFALVLRLASETDDRSHGLLALVGDPRLAPAVAAMFNQPARAWSLPELARLCNMSRATLARQFQEKLGRSASDLLTDIRMTLAANELRRSSLSTGAVAEMVGYQSEAAFQRAFKSHMGVTPAQWRKAQSSEPDAAMGVAAPGDPPGAVQV, encoded by the coding sequence ATGGATTGGCTCAGCCGGCTGTTCGCGATGATGCCGGTGCGCGGGCGGCTCGACCTGCGTTGCAGCTACAGCGTGCCGTGGCGCATCGACCAGGGGCCGGGCGCGTCCAACGAGATTCCCTATCATGCGGTGCTTGCCGGCTCGGCGATCCTGGACGATCCCGCAGGCGGTCGGCCGTTGCTGCTGAAGACCGGCGACATTCTCCTGCTGCCAGGTAACCCGCGACACGTGATGCATGACGGCAGCGGGGCGACACCGCTGCCGGCGCGCAACCGGGCGGCACAGAATTTCACGATCAGCGAAAACCTGGGTTCGGACGAACGGCTCGACCTGCTGTGCGGACACTTCGCGATTGCGCCCCCGCACGACCGTCTGTTGCGCACCTATCTTCCGCCGCGTCTTGTCGTGCATGCCGGCCCGCGGACGGGAAAGGGAACCGCCGCACAACTCGCCGGGCTCGTGTCCCTGATGCGCAGCGAAACGGCCGACGATCATCTGGGCGGCCGCGCCATGCTGGACGCGCTGTCCACGGCGATGTTTGCGCTTGTGCTGCGGCTTGCGAGCGAGACCGATGACAGGTCACACGGTCTGCTTGCACTGGTCGGCGATCCCCGTCTTGCGCCGGCGGTGGCGGCCATGTTCAACCAGCCTGCGCGCGCGTGGTCGCTGCCGGAGCTGGCGCGTCTCTGCAACATGTCGCGCGCCACGCTTGCACGGCAGTTCCAGGAGAAGCTTGGGCGATCGGCCAGCGATCTGCTTACCGATATCAGGATGACGCTTGCGGCGAACGAGTTGAGGAGATCATCGCTGTCGACCGGCGCCGTTGCGGAGATGGTCGGCTACCAGTCCGAGGCCGCATTTCAGCGCGCCTTCAAGAGCCATATGGGCGTGACACCGGCGCAGTGGCGAAAGGCGCAATCGTCCGAACCGGATGCCGCGATGGGTGTCGCCGCACCGGGTGATCCGCCAGGCGCCGTACAGGTTTGA
- the cobA gene encoding uroporphyrinogen-III C-methyltransferase has translation MSGFVSFVSAGPGDPELLTMKGAARLREADVVLYDDLASGAILDLARSGANLVAVGKRAGRLSAKQHHVSRLLVDYAAAGVRVVRLKSGDAGIFGRLEEEIEALRAAGIGYEIIPGVTSASVAAAQAGIPLTRRLTSRRVQFVTGADVTGELPADLNWGALADPEATTVVYMGRRTFPALAARLIAHGLAPETPALLAESLGHADERLVRTTIAELAERLTHAGAATAAAVILLGALAPEQG, from the coding sequence GTGAGCGGATTCGTTTCCTTCGTGTCGGCCGGCCCCGGCGATCCCGAACTCCTGACCATGAAGGGAGCCGCGCGGCTGCGTGAGGCCGACGTGGTGCTCTATGATGACCTCGCCTCGGGCGCGATCCTTGATCTCGCGCGCTCCGGCGCCAATCTCGTCGCGGTTGGCAAACGCGCCGGCCGCCTCTCGGCGAAGCAACATCATGTCAGCCGGCTACTGGTCGACTACGCGGCGGCCGGCGTGCGCGTGGTGCGGCTGAAATCCGGTGACGCCGGCATCTTTGGACGGCTCGAGGAGGAGATCGAGGCGTTGCGCGCGGCCGGCATCGGCTACGAGATCATTCCCGGCGTGACCTCGGCCTCGGTTGCCGCGGCGCAGGCCGGCATTCCGCTGACGCGGCGGCTGACCTCGCGCCGCGTCCAGTTCGTGACCGGCGCCGATGTCACGGGCGAGTTGCCCGCGGATTTGAATTGGGGGGCGCTGGCCGATCCCGAGGCGACCACCGTCGTCTATATGGGCCGGCGCACCTTCCCGGCCTTGGCCGCAAGGCTGATCGCGCATGGCCTCGCTCCCGAGACGCCTGCACTGTTGGCGGAGTCGCTCGGCCATGCCGACGAGCGGCTTGTCCGCACCACGATCGCAGAGCTCGCCGAACGGCTTACGCATGCAGGCGCTGCTACCGCGGCGGCCGTTATCCTGTTGGGTGCGCTGGCGCCGGAGCAAGGTTGA
- a CDS encoding peroxiredoxin-like family protein: MSLQAKLDAFKADFEAGKPPYNVPPAVIEIMHRATAELVASGAAQRAKKAGDVAPAFSLRDPDGNIVNSAGLLKRGPLVLSFYRGVWCPYCNMELQALEAAKPEFDRYRASLVAISPQTAPNSRKSVRQNKLSFPILSDVKGQIGDAFGLRFHLPDYLVELYKQLKNDLPTFNDDPSWTLPMPARYVIGQDGVILYSEVNPDYTRRPEPEDMIAVLHQAVAVKA; this comes from the coding sequence ATGTCGCTTCAAGCCAAGCTCGACGCTTTCAAAGCCGACTTCGAAGCCGGAAAGCCGCCCTACAACGTTCCGCCAGCCGTCATCGAGATCATGCACCGCGCCACCGCGGAGCTTGTCGCGTCCGGTGCCGCCCAGCGCGCCAAGAAGGCGGGCGACGTCGCCCCCGCCTTCTCGCTCCGGGATCCCGACGGCAATATCGTCAACTCTGCCGGCCTGCTGAAGCGCGGCCCGCTGGTGCTCAGCTTCTACCGCGGCGTCTGGTGCCCGTATTGCAACATGGAGCTGCAGGCGCTGGAAGCCGCCAAGCCGGAATTCGACAGATACCGCGCTTCGCTGGTCGCGATCTCGCCGCAGACCGCGCCGAACAGCCGGAAGTCGGTGCGCCAGAACAAGCTCTCGTTCCCGATCCTGTCCGACGTGAAGGGCCAGATCGGCGACGCCTTCGGACTGCGCTTCCATCTGCCCGACTATCTGGTCGAACTTTACAAGCAGCTGAAGAACGATCTGCCGACCTTCAACGACGATCCGAGCTGGACGTTGCCGATGCCGGCCCGCTACGTCATCGGACAGGATGGCGTGATCCTCTACTCGGAGGTGAACCCCGACTATACCCGCCGCCCGGAGCCCGAGGACATGATCGCAGTTCTCCACCAGGCGGTGGCCGTGAAGGCATGA
- a CDS encoding YkgB family protein has product MTTLSNTTQSPLVRTLYRSGLLTEDLDYHVVRAAMVIMFLFFGYQKWFPYEFERLVPFISNGPLIWWLYPAFGHAGASYFLGASEWTFGSLLLAGFWDKRLGVLGALGSTGTFIATVTIIPFMPDGWDVAAGGFPAMTGNVPFLMKDVVLLAVSLYLLRQDVVRLIRQ; this is encoded by the coding sequence ATGACCACGCTTTCCAACACCACGCAAAGTCCACTTGTCCGCACGCTGTACAGGTCCGGCCTGCTCACTGAAGATCTCGACTACCACGTCGTCCGCGCCGCGATGGTGATCATGTTCCTGTTCTTCGGTTACCAGAAGTGGTTTCCGTACGAATTCGAACGGCTGGTCCCGTTCATCAGCAACGGGCCGCTGATCTGGTGGCTCTATCCGGCCTTCGGCCACGCCGGCGCCAGCTACTTCCTCGGCGCCTCGGAGTGGACGTTCGGCTCGCTGCTGCTGGCGGGTTTCTGGGACAAGCGCCTCGGCGTGCTCGGCGCCCTCGGCTCGACCGGCACCTTCATCGCGACCGTCACCATCATCCCGTTCATGCCTGATGGTTGGGACGTTGCCGCCGGAGGCTTCCCTGCAATGACCGGCAACGTGCCCTTCCTGATGAAGGACGTCGTTCTGCTCGCCGTGTCGCTCTACCTGCTGAGGCAGGACGTGGTTCGCCTTATCAGGCAATAG
- the cobF gene encoding precorrin-6A synthase (deacetylating): MLTLSLIGIGCGDPQQLTLAAIAAINAADLVLIPRKGTAKSDLADLRRTISAEALNNDRTRIAEFDLPVRDAGEADYRKGVDDWHDAVAATWSQEIARHLGGEGRVALLIWGDPSLYDSSLRIARRLEPLPSIEVIPGITSIQALCAAHALPLNEIGEPFLVTTGRRLREAGWPPGVETIVVMLDGGAAFQTLDPEGLRIWWGAYLGMPDQILMAGELAEAGPRIVAARRDARERHGWIMDAYVLKRRS; the protein is encoded by the coding sequence ATGTTGACGCTTTCCCTGATCGGTATCGGATGTGGCGATCCGCAGCAGCTCACGCTTGCTGCGATCGCCGCCATCAATGCTGCCGACCTGGTCCTGATCCCGCGCAAGGGGACCGCGAAGTCGGATCTTGCCGACTTGCGCCGAACGATCAGCGCAGAGGCGTTGAACAACGACCGCACGCGCATTGCCGAGTTCGACCTGCCGGTGCGTGACGCCGGCGAGGCGGACTATCGCAAGGGCGTCGACGATTGGCACGATGCGGTGGCCGCAACCTGGTCACAGGAAATCGCGCGCCATCTCGGCGGCGAGGGGCGCGTCGCCCTGCTGATCTGGGGCGATCCCTCGCTCTACGATTCGAGCCTGCGGATTGCGCGACGGCTCGAACCGTTGCCGTCGATCGAGGTGATCCCGGGCATCACGTCGATCCAGGCGCTGTGCGCGGCGCATGCGTTGCCGCTCAACGAGATCGGCGAGCCGTTCCTGGTCACGACCGGCAGGCGGCTCCGCGAGGCCGGTTGGCCGCCGGGCGTCGAAACCATCGTCGTGATGCTCGACGGCGGCGCGGCATTCCAGACGCTGGATCCGGAGGGCTTAAGGATCTGGTGGGGCGCCTATCTCGGCATGCCCGATCAGATCCTCATGGCGGGCGAGCTGGCCGAGGCAGGCCCTCGCATCGTCGCCGCGCGCCGAGATGCGCGTGAGCGGCACGGCTGGATCATGGACGCCTACGTCCTCAAGCGGCGATCGTGA
- a CDS encoding cobyrinate a,c-diamide synthase — translation MTAGLVISAPASGVGKTTLTLALARAYRNRGVRVQCLKSGPDYIDPAFHAVATGRASVNIDSWAMTREAIAHLAGRGADADLVLAEGSMGLFDGVATRGVSGTGATADIAEMMGWPVLLVIDPSGQAQTAAAVAAGLRDFRPGVRLAGVVLNRVASARHEALVRSAMAGTGIPVLGALPRHAEIALPKRHLGLVQAEEQAEIDALIDEAARFVVEHVDLDAVLKSARAWSPQSAVRSLYITPPGQRIALARDAAFSFVYPHMLEAWCAAGAEIVTFSPLADEAPDADADVCWLPGGYPELHAARLASNKRFLGQLRAFAETKPVHGECGGYMVLGAGLIDAEGVRHEMASLLGLETSYAKRRMHLGYRLAELAAAMPGHGPGARLRGHEFHYSTIIAQPDMPLAVVRDATGSIVAETGSRRRNATGTFFHLIAEDR, via the coding sequence ATGACCGCGGGGCTCGTGATCTCGGCACCGGCATCCGGCGTCGGCAAGACGACGCTGACCCTGGCGCTGGCGCGCGCCTATCGCAATCGCGGCGTGAGGGTGCAATGCCTCAAGAGTGGGCCTGATTACATCGATCCTGCCTTTCACGCGGTCGCGACGGGACGCGCGTCTGTCAACATCGATAGCTGGGCGATGACGCGCGAGGCGATCGCGCATCTGGCAGGCCGTGGTGCGGATGCCGATCTCGTACTGGCCGAAGGCTCGATGGGACTGTTCGACGGCGTCGCGACGCGCGGCGTCTCGGGTACCGGCGCCACCGCCGATATTGCCGAGATGATGGGATGGCCGGTGCTGCTGGTGATCGACCCCTCCGGCCAGGCACAGACGGCGGCGGCGGTCGCGGCGGGATTGCGCGATTTTCGGCCCGGCGTGCGGCTTGCGGGCGTCGTGCTCAACCGCGTCGCCAGTGCGCGGCACGAAGCGCTGGTGCGCAGCGCCATGGCGGGCACGGGCATTCCGGTGTTGGGGGCGCTGCCCCGACACGCCGAGATCGCCTTGCCGAAGCGGCATCTCGGCCTGGTGCAGGCCGAAGAGCAGGCCGAGATCGACGCTCTGATCGACGAGGCCGCACGCTTCGTTGTCGAGCATGTCGATCTCGACGCCGTGCTGAAATCGGCGCGCGCCTGGTCGCCGCAATCGGCGGTGCGGAGCCTCTACATCACGCCGCCGGGTCAGCGCATTGCGCTCGCGCGCGACGCCGCGTTCTCCTTTGTCTACCCGCATATGCTGGAAGCCTGGTGCGCGGCCGGCGCCGAGATCGTGACGTTCTCGCCACTTGCCGACGAAGCTCCCGACGCGGACGCCGATGTGTGCTGGCTGCCCGGCGGTTATCCCGAACTGCATGCCGCCCGGCTTGCCTCCAACAAGCGGTTTCTTGGGCAGCTGCGTGCCTTTGCGGAGACGAAGCCGGTGCACGGTGAGTGCGGGGGCTACATGGTGCTGGGCGCCGGGTTGATCGATGCCGAAGGCGTGCGCCATGAGATGGCGAGCTTGCTCGGCCTTGAGACCAGCTATGCCAAGCGGCGCATGCACCTGGGCTACCGGCTCGCCGAGCTTGCTGCTGCGATGCCCGGGCATGGTCCGGGTGCACGTCTGCGCGGCCACGAATTTCACTATTCGACGATCATCGCACAACCCGACATGCCGCTTGCGGTGGTGCGCGATGCGACCGGCTCGATCGTTGCGGAGACCGGATCGCGGCGGCGCAACGCAACGGGTACATTCTTCCATCTGATTGCGGAGGACCGGTGA
- a CDS encoding IS1 family transposase — protein sequence MKKGDVTCPRCGAGFRRLELASGSGSKGEYRCPVCETTLEQFDGDTLVAYRLTIQPSIRGLKTG from the coding sequence ATGAAGAAGGGCGACGTCACATGTCCGCGCTGCGGGGCTGGATTCCGGCGCCTTGAGCTGGCATCCGGATCAGGAAGCAAGGGCGAGTATCGCTGCCCGGTCTGCGAGACAACCCTCGAGCAGTTCGATGGCGACACGCTCGTCGCCTACCGCCTGACGATCCAACCCTCTATTCGCGGGCTGAAGACCGGATAG